Proteins from one Flavobacterium sp. N2038 genomic window:
- a CDS encoding TolC family protein, protein MKNQKKGAYAEYLQSAEVKKALQTNIVANVSRGYYNLLMLDAQLDIAKQNLQLNDSTTNIIKLKYDAGQATSLAIQQSEAQKLNSAQLIPLLEQNIAIQENALSVLTGSFPTAKQRTTLLNAIAIRNDNTIGIPSSLVSRRPDVKSAELELKIANANVGITKAICIRH, encoded by the coding sequence ATCAAAAATCAGAAAAAAGGCGCTTACGCAGAATATCTTCAGTCTGCCGAAGTTAAAAAGGCTTTACAAACCAATATCGTAGCCAACGTTTCAAGAGGATACTACAATCTTTTGATGCTGGATGCCCAATTGGATATCGCCAAACAAAACCTTCAGCTAAATGATAGTACAACAAATATTATCAAACTGAAATATGACGCCGGACAAGCAACTTCATTGGCAATTCAGCAATCTGAAGCGCAGAAATTAAACTCTGCGCAATTGATTCCGTTGTTGGAACAAAACATTGCCATTCAGGAAAATGCATTAAGCGTTTTGACTGGTTCTTTCCCGACTGCAAAACAAAGAACAACACTTTTAAACGCAATCGCAATTAGAAACGATAATACAATAGGAATTCCGTCTTCATTAGTAAGCCGAAGACCCGATGTTAAAAGTGCCGAACTTGAATTAAAGATTGCCAATGCAAATGTCGGAATCACAAAAGCGATTTGTATCCGGCATTGA
- a CDS encoding TolC family protein: MYPALRITAQGGVNSFETSTWFNIPASLFGTVAGGLTQPLLNNKKVRTQYNIAVAEREKAVLNFRQSVLIAVSEVSDALVVTEKLQQQEYFLQEKVKTLQQAIKNANLLFKNGMAEYLEVLTAQANLLQSELELADIKRQQLTANTELYRALGGGWR, encoded by the coding sequence TTGTATCCGGCATTGAGAATTACGGCACAAGGTGGCGTGAACTCTTTTGAAACCAGTACGTGGTTTAATATTCCTGCTTCTCTTTTTGGTACCGTAGCAGGAGGCTTAACACAACCTTTACTGAACAATAAAAAAGTAAGAACACAATATAATATCGCTGTTGCCGAAAGAGAAAAAGCAGTTTTAAATTTCAGACAGTCAGTTTTAATTGCTGTAAGCGAGGTTTCTGATGCTTTGGTAGTGACTGAGAAATTACAACAACAGGAATATTTTCTACAGGAAAAAGTAAAAACACTGCAACAAGCAATTAAAAATGCCAATTTGCTTTTCAAAAATGGAATGGCAGAATATCTTGAAGTTTTAACCGCACAGGCAAATTTATTGCAAAGTGAACTTGAACTTGCAGATATCAAAAGACAACAATTAACAGCCAACACCGAGTTGTATCGCGCTCTTGGCGGTGGCTGGAGATAA